One Setaria viridis chromosome 3, Setaria_viridis_v4.0, whole genome shotgun sequence DNA window includes the following coding sequences:
- the LOC117847194 gene encoding CSC1-like protein At4g02900, with protein sequence MGSLTDIGVSAGINILSALGFLLAFAVLRIQPINDRVYFPKWYLKGTRSSPRNLGTVFSKFVNADMSTYIQFLNWMPAALKMPEPELIEHAGLDSAVYVRIYLLGLKIFVPITLLAFAVLVPVNWTSGTLESEKGLSYDQIDKLSISNLGKGSKRFWAHIAMCYVFTIWTFFVLFHEYKVVTTMRLRFLANQNRRPDQYTVLVRNVPPDPDESVSEHVEHFFAVNHRDNYLSHQIVYNANHLSGLVEKKKGLQNWLIYYENKHAKNPAKRQTMKTGLWGLWGQRVDAIEYYKNEIEELCKQEDQERQKVITDPNSIMPAAFVSFKTRWGAAVCAQTQQTSNPTVWLTEWAPEPRDVFWTNLAIPYVELSVRRLIIAVSFFFLTFFFMVPIAIVQSLANLDDIEKVLPFLKPIIERNSLKPVIQGFLPGIVLKIFLILLPTILMAMSKIEGHTSLSGLDRKTAMKYYIFLFVNVFLGSVITGTAFQQLDKFIHQSANKIPEVVGESIPMKATFFMTYIMVDGWAGIAAEVLRLKPLVMFHIKNAFLVRTEQDREQAMDPGSLDFYNYEPRLQLYFLLGLVYAVVTPMLLPFIIVFFSLAYLVFRHQIINVYNQQYESGAQFWPDVHMRLIIALIVSQILLLGLLSTQEAEKSTVALLPLPVLSIWFHYVCKGRFEPAFVKFPLQDAMVKDTLERAHDPTLNLRDYLKGAYVHPVFQKNDIYQLVAVDEEEKNPLVVTKRQSRMTTPGGSKFNSSSGTNEGEFSRIPPP encoded by the exons ATGGGTTCCCTCACTGACATTGGTGTTTCTGCGGGCATAAACATACTGTCTGCATTGGGGTTCCTTCTTGCGTTTGCGGTTCTGAGGATACAGCCTATTAATGATCGAGTGTACTTTCCAAAATGGTACCTCAAAGGGACAAGAAGCAGCCCAAGGAACTTGGGAACTGTTTTCTCAAAGTTTGTCAATGCAGATATGTCAACATATATTCAGTTTCTGAACTGGATGCCCGCAGCACTGAAAATGCCAGAACCTGAACTGATTGAGCATGCGGGACTTGACTCTGCAGTATATGTGCGCATCTATCTTCTTGG TTTGAAGATATTTGTGCCAATTACGCTGCTAGCATTTGCTGTTCTAGTTCCCGTCAATTGGACTAGTGGAACATTGGAAAGTGAAAAGGGATTAAGTTATGACCAAATTGACAAGCTTTCGATATCGAATCTTGGAAAAGGTTCAAAAAG gtTTTGGGCACACATAGCAATGTGCTATGTGTTTACAATTTGGACGTTCTTTGTGTTGTTTCATGAATATAAGGTTGTCACAACTATGAGATTGCGCTTTCTTGCTAATCAAAATCGTCGACCAGATCAATACACG GTCCTTGTGCGAAATGTACCTCCAGACCCTGATGAATCAGTTAGTGAGCACGTTGAGCACTTCTTTGCTGTGAATCACCGTGATAATTACCTCAGTCACCAG ATTGTATACAATGCAAACCATCTTTCTGGCTTGGTTGAGAAGAAGAAGGGCTTGCAAAACTGGTTAATCTACTATGAAAACAAGCATGCTAAAAACCCTGCAAAAAGGCAAACCATGAAG ACAGGACTATGGGGTCTTTGGGGGCAAAGAGTGGATGCTATAGAATACTACAAAAATGAGATTGAGGAGTTATGTAAGCAG GAAGATCAGGAGAGACAAAAGGTGATCACTGATCCAAATTCTATTATGCCGGCGGCATTTGTGTCTTTCAAAACACGGTGGGGGGCTGCTGTTTGTGCTCAAACACAGCAAACAAGTAATCCAACTGTGTGGTTAACTGAATGGGCTCCAGAACCGCGTGATGTTTTCTGGACTAATCTTGCAATCCCTTATGTTGAGCTCTCAGTTAGAAGGCTTATTATAGCTGTTTCATTCTTCTTTCTGACCTTTTTCTTCATGGTACCAATCGCAATTGTCCAATCCTTGGCCAACCTAGATGATATCGAGAAGGTGCTTCCTTTCTTAAAACCTATAATAGAAAG AAACTCCCTTAAACCGGTTATTCAAGGTTTCTTGCCAGGAATCGTATTGAAAATCTTCCTTATACTTCTCCCAACAATTCTAATGGCCATGAGCAAGATTGAAGGCCACACATCACTCTCTGGATTGGACAGGAAAACAGCAATGAAATACTACATATTCCTTTTCGTGAATGTGTTCTTGGGGAGTGTAATAACCGGAACAGCATTCCAACAGCTCGACAAGTTTATCCATCAGTCCGCTAACAA AATTCCAGAGGTTGTTGGAGAGTCCATTCCCATGAAGGCAACATTTTTCATGACATACATAATGGTTGATGGTTGGGCTGGTATAGCTGCTGAAGTTCTTCGGTTGAAGCCATTAGTCATGTTCCATATAAAGAATGCTTTCTTGGTCAGAACTGAGCAGGACCGCGAACAGGCCATGGATCCTGGAAGCCTGGATTTTTACAACTACGAACCACGACTACAGTTGTACTTTCTGCTTGGGCTTGTATATGCAGTTGTCACGCCaatgctccttcccttcatcATAGTGTTCTTCAGCCTCGCGTATCTTGTCTTCAGACATCAG aTAATTAACGTATATAATCAGCAATATGAAAGCGGTGCACAATTCTGGCCAGATGTGCACATGCGGCTAATCATAGCATTGATAGTATCACAAATCCTCCTACTCGGATTGCTGAGCACGCAGGAAGCAGAGAAGTCCACTGTTGCTCTTCTCCCACTTCCTGTCCTCTCCATATGGTTCCACTATGTTTGCAAGGGCCGGTTTGAACCAGCATTTGTGAAGTTCCCCTTGCAG gatgctatGGTAAAGGACACATTGGAACGGGCGCATGACCCAACTTTAAATTTGAGAGACTACCTGAAGGGTGCTTATGTGCACCCAGTTTTCCAGAAAAATGACATATACCAGCTTGTCGCCGTAGATGAGGAAGAGAAGAACCCCCTCGTCGTGACAAAACGGCAGTCTCGCATGACCACACCAGGAGGAAGCAAATTCAATTCAAGTTCTGGCACTAATGAAGGGGAGTTCAGTAGGATACCTCCTCCCTAA